The following are encoded together in the Prionailurus viverrinus isolate Anna chromosome B3, UM_Priviv_1.0, whole genome shotgun sequence genome:
- the LOC125167401 gene encoding olfactory receptor 10G3 produces MERVNSTSLTEFILTGIPYPLRLRTFLFVFFLLIYILTQLGNLLILVTVWVDPQLHARPMYIFLGVLSVIDMGISTIIVPRLMMNFTLGIKPIPFGGCVAQLYFYHFLGSTQCFLYTLMAYDRYLAICQPLRYHILMNAKLSTLLVTGAWVAGSIHGALQAILTFRLPYCGPNQVDYFFCDIPAVLRLACTDTTVNEQVTFVDIGVVVATCFSLILLSYVQITQAILRIRTTDGRRRAFSTCGAHVTVVTVYYVPCAFIYLRPETNSPLDGAAALFPTAITPFLNPLIYTLRNQEVKLALKRMIGGPGTKSEV; encoded by the coding sequence ATGGAAAGAGTCAACAGCACATCGTTGACTGAGTTCATTCTCACAGGAATTCCCTACCCACTCAGACTAAGGACATTTCTGTTTGTGTTCTTTTTGCTAATCTACATCCTGACTCAGCTGGGAAACCTGCTCATTCTAGTCACTGTCTGGGTAGACCCGCAGCTCCATGCCCGTCCCATGTACATCTTTCTTGGTGTTCTCTCCGTCATTGACATGGGCATCTCTACCATCATTGTCCCCCGCCTCATGATGAACTTCACTCTAGGCATCAAACCCATCCCCTTTGGCGGCTGTGTTGCTCAACTCTATTTCTATCACTTTTTGGGTAGCACCCAGTGCTTTCTCTATACCTTGATGGCCTACGATAGGTACCTGGCAATATGCCAACCCCTGCGCTACCATATTCTCATGAATGCTAAGTTGAGTACCTTGCTTGTGACTGGAGCTTGGGTGGCAGGATCCATCCATGGGGCCCTCCAGGCTATCCTAACCTTCCGTCTGCCCTACTGTGGGCCAAACCAGGTAGATTACTTCTTCTGTGACATCCCTGCAGTTTTGAGGCTAGCCTGTACTGATACAACAGTCAACGAGCAGGTGACCTTTGTGGACATTGGGGTGGTGGTTGCCACTTGTTTCTCCCTGATCCTCCTCTCCTATGTACAGATCACTCAGGCCATCCTGAGAATCCGCACAACTGATGGGCGGCGCCGAGCCTTTTCAACCTGTGGGGCCCACGTAACCGTGGTAACCGTGTACTATGTGCCCTGTGCCTTCATCTACCTGAGGCCTGAAACCAACAGCCCCCTGGATGGGGCAGCTGCCTTATTTCCCACAGCTATCACTCCTTTCCTCAACCCCCTCATCTACACTCTGCGGAACCAAGAGGTAAAGCTGGCCCTGAAGAGAATGATAGGAGGTCCTGGGACTAAGAGTGAGGTTTGA